A genome region from Nitrosopumilus oxyclinae includes the following:
- a CDS encoding DUF120 domain-containing protein, with protein sequence MTELKIQHILTLSYLLSKGAKYNYVSITTSSLGKNIKKSQQAASKHLLELEQNQFIERIISGRNISVKITSKGYSEMVKLSAILQKSLDSSPSHVELKGTLVSGMGEGAYYMGLKGYTKQFQSKIGYVPYPGTLNVRLDQKIHQEAIKQFETLNGVKINSFSDGKRTYGWVKCFNAKLNNSTNCELIILERTHHDDSIIELISKSCMRKTAKLKDGSKVSIKIPINS encoded by the coding sequence AAATTCAGCACATCCTAACTCTTTCATATTTACTTTCAAAAGGTGCCAAATACAACTATGTTTCAATCACTACTTCATCTTTAGGAAAAAATATCAAAAAATCACAACAGGCAGCCTCGAAACATCTTCTAGAATTAGAACAAAATCAATTCATTGAGAGAATAATTAGTGGACGAAATATCTCTGTAAAAATTACTTCAAAAGGATATTCTGAAATGGTAAAACTTTCAGCAATATTACAAAAAAGTCTTGATTCTTCTCCTTCTCATGTTGAACTCAAGGGAACTTTAGTTTCTGGAATGGGTGAAGGTGCATACTATATGGGATTAAAGGGATACACGAAACAATTCCAATCTAAAATTGGATATGTTCCATATCCTGGAACTCTTAATGTTAGATTGGATCAAAAAATTCATCAAGAAGCAATTAAACAATTTGAAACCTTGAATGGTGTAAAAATTAATAGCTTTTCAGATGGAAAGAGAACTTATGGTTGGGTGAAATGCTTTAATGCAAAATTAAACAACTCTACAAATTGTGAATTAATAATTCTTGAGCGTACACATCATGATGATTCTATTATAGAATTGATTTCAAAATCATGTATGCGAAAAACTGCAAAACTAAAAGATGGTTCGAAAGTTTCTATAAAAATTCCAATAAATTCCTAA